The Ornithinibacillus sp. 4-3 region ACATGACGATTGCATCACTTGGGACAGACACAGGTGGATCGATTAGAGGACCGGCATCTGTATGTGGAATTGTTGGGCTCAAGCCTACATATGGAAGAGTAAGTAAGCATGGTTGTTTTCCATTAGCTTGGTCATTAGATCATATTGGACCAATGACTAAAACAGTAACAGACACAGCAATATTACTTCAGCTATTGGCGGGATATGACTCGCGTGATAGTGCATCCAGCAATTATCCTGTGGATGATTATACTTCTAATTTAACAGGAGATATTCAAGGGCTTGTAATTGGAATAAGTGAGGAATACTTTTTCGATGATGTGGATCCTGAAGTAGAAAAGATTGTGCGCACAGGAATTCAGAAGCTGGAGCAGTTAGGTGCAAAGATAGAGCAAGTGAAGATTCCTTCTCTGGAAAACACAATTTGGGCGCAGCGAATGACTATTACAGCAGAATCAGCAGCAGTACATCATCAGCATTTGATTGAACGCCCTGCTGATTTTGCTGAAGATGTTAGACAAGGCTTCGAGTTAGGGCATTTAATCTCTGCAGTGGATTATTTACAGGCGCAACAAATTCGTGCGCAGATGAAAAAGGAATTTAATAATGTATTTGAAAAAGTAGATGTACTTATTTCACCTACCCATCCATTCCCAGCAACAGTGATTGGACAAGATAAGAAAATGCATAATGGTAGGGAAATAAAAGTTTATGATAATGTAAGTCGTTTTTCTAGACCAGGAAATTTGGTAGGGCTCCCATCGCTTAGTATTCCGTGTGGTATACATGAGGGGCTTCCAGTAGGAATGCAAATTACAGGAGCTGCCTTTGCGGAAAAAACAGTTTTACAGTTTGCCAAAGCAGTAGAAGACTTGAACCTATTGCAAGAAGCAAAACCAAAAGTATATTAAATAGACGAAGAAGCTCTCTAATTAATTAGAGAGCTTCTCGTATTGATCAGATTGAAATAGCTTGTTTAAACCATTCATGAAGCCGAGATGAATTCCTTCATGCCAAGTAACAAATTGTAAGGAAGCATCAACTGTTTCTAACAGCATGCCATTAATATTGCGTTTAATGGAAGCATGGTTCTTTAACTTATCTTGAAAATAATCACTAATTCTTTCTTCTTGTTCCTTTAATGCGATTAATATTTCTTCAGGAGTTGGGACTTCGTTGAGGTTCCAGTCTGATGGACTGGTTCCGTCGATAAATAGCTTTGTCCATTCAGGATGAGTAATTGTATAATTACAATCAGCATCATGTAGAAAATCCTCTGCCGTTATATATACATGCCCTGCATTCCAGCGTACTGTATTCATGTACCCTTCAGGCTGTTCATCCCATAAAGCTTTATCAATTTTATTTAATACAATAAAGGTAGAAGTACGTGAATACTTAAATAGTCGTAATGACTCCATAATATATCCCCCTCTATCTTTGCTTAATATTAGAAGTTATTTTTATCATGAACATGCGTTCATCTAAATTTTCCGTTCATTATACTATACAAATAGCTATGAAACTTTTCAACTGTTTAGCTATTGCTAAGTTAGAAGTATCATAGTATGTTACTAATTGATGGAGTAGAGAATGGATGTGTTTGAATGAAATTAAAATATGCACTAATTTTTTTAGGGCAATTATTTATTCTTTGGTTATTAAATGAAATAGGTATGAAGCTTGCTGCTTGGTTAGATATACCGATTCCAGGAAATGTAATTGGCATGATCTTGTTATTTATTTTATTGCTAACTGGTGTCATTAAATTAGAGTGGATTAATGAGGCATCATCTTTTTTATTAAAGCATTTAGTATTTTTCTTTTTACCGATAACAGTTGGCATTATGACATTAGGTCCAATATTTCTTAACTATGGAATTCCTTTAGCCTTTGTGTTATTTGGAAGTGCAGCATTTGGGATTATATTGACAGGTGCTGTATCACAGCTATTAGCAAGTAGAAGGAAGGTGGCAAAAGAACGTGGTATTCGTGATCACAATATTTAGTATTATCGCTACGATAGGTATGTATTTATTAGCATTGAAAGCTCATAAGAAATATCCAATTCTATTAATGACACCAATCTTTTTTGCGACGACTTCCATTATTATCATTTTGCTCGTGATGGGGATTTCATATGAAGAGTATACATTAGCGAAGGATATAATGACTTATTTATTAGGTCCGGCAACTGTAGCATTAGCGATTCCACTATACCGACAAAGGCATGTTATTATGCGTAATTTTATGCCAGTAATATTAGGCATGATAATTGGAACGACAGCAACAATTGTAGCAACTGTATATATGGCTACATGGATAGGGTTATCTGAGGAAATGGTAACTGCCTTAAGTATTAAGACAATCACTGTTCCAATTGCTAGTGAAGTAGCAGTTGTTATTGGAGCTGATGCATCTTTTGTTGCCATTATGGTTGTTCTTACAGGTATGTTTGGAGCAATGTTTGGCTCGGTTTTATTAAACTGGGCTCGAATTACAGATCCTGTTGCTCGTGGATTAAGTTTTGGAACAATTTCACATGGAATAGGAACTGCGCAAGCAATGGTAGAAGGGGAAATAGAAGGGGCAACTTCTGGAGTAGCTATAGGTTTAACTGGAGTTTTCACCTCCTTAATCATCCCTTGGCTATTACCATTATTAGTTTAATTAGCATCTATATTTAAAGAAAACTAAGGCTATCCAAGTTTGAAAGGAGTAGGTGGCCTTAGTTGTTCTTTCATATTACCTCATGTGACCAACTTTGACACTAGGACATCATGGATGACCTCCTTAAATTCTTTATACTAAAGATTAATAGGCTGTTGTCTATACGAATCAATACCTCGTGACATATGTCTATAGAGAAGGTGAATTTGAATGTGGGAGCGTGAGTGAAGATGGATTCAAATGAGAAGACGTTACCAGAAGAAGTGGAATATTACCACCAGGTCTTTGATAGAATAGATCAGCCAGAAGCAATGCATCAACCGTATCATAACGAACGATTATATGGTGGAATTGGTCCATTTGCAACAGGTTTATTAGGTGGTCTAGTTGTTGGGGCATTGGTTGACGGCCCGCCTTGGGGTTATCCGTATTATGGGGGATATCCATATTATGGAGGCTATCCACCGTACAGACCACCTTACTATGGCTATCCCCCTTATTATTATCGACGCTAAAGTAAGTAAAAATCCCACGCAGAGAGAGGCGTGGGATTGGTTGTTTTAAGAAGCTATTAAAAGTTTTTAAAGAATAAGCGGATAACATCAGCACCACCAACGAATGTACCAATGGAGCTTCCGATATTGGCTAATACAACAACAAGTAAGATACGGGTTACTTTATTATTCCAAAATCCTTTTGCACTGTGAACATCATCAGCTAAAGCTTCAAAGTCTGCGACATTAGGCTTGCGCATATAAGCTTGAACTCCTCCAGCAAACCATCCAGCAGCAAGAAATGGATTCAATGATGTGAATGGTGCGGCAAGAAAAGCAGTAATAATGGCAAGCGGATGTCCAAGTGCAATAGCTGTACCAATTGCTGCTAATGATCCATTCCAGATAACCCAGCTTAGTGTTTGCTGTAAGCCAACTTCAGGATTGGAGAAAAATGTATATGCAATAATCGCTATAATGATAGCGGGTATCGACCAGCCAATTATTTTTGGCCATTTAGATTTTGGAGGTTTCTCTACCAATTTTTCTAAGTTATGTTCTTTTTGAATTTCATTTGTTATTCCAGGAACATGTGCTGCGCCTAATACTGCGACAATTTTTTTTCCTGGAGCATCTTTAATTTTCTGTGCTAAATATTGATCACGTTCATCAATAAGTGGTCGCTTTAAGCTTGGAAAGCTCTCTGTGAATTCTTGAAGCATAGAATTAATCATATCCTGTGACTTCATCTTCTCTAATTCTTCTTCTGAGATTGTTTCTTTACTGAAAATACTTCCCATAACAGATGCAAGTAATCCAGCTTTTCCTTTCATACCAATGCCTCGCCAAATCCGAGAAAAAGTGATCTGAATATCACGATCTGCTAATACAAGCTCTGAACCAATTTCCTTTGCTGATTCAATTCCTTGAATCATTTCTTGACCAGGTTTGATTCCAAATTGACTGGCCATTCGTTTTTGGAAGGAAGAAATGGCTAGGTTCATTAAAAGTAAAGTCGCCTTTTTTTCTTTAATGACTTTAAAGATGTCCATTTCTCTCCAGCGATTTCCATCCATAATAGACTGATATCGTTGTTCGTCTAATTCGATACATACAGCGTCAGGCTTTTCCATTTCAATTACTTCTTTTACTTGCTCTGCACTATGCTTAGAGACATGTGCTGTACCAATGAGTATATATTCTTTTCCATTTAAATGTATTCGAGTAATATTTTCTTCTGACATATTTACGTTAGCACTTCCTTATGCTTTCTTATTGCTATATTATACTTTACTTCTTATTTTTTTAATACAAAAGAACTTGATAAAATTAGATTTCAGGTAAAAAATTGACAATTGACTTGGGATAGTCTATTTTATATTTTAAATTATTTTTACAAAAAGGGGAGATAATCAGCGGTGCGAAGACTAGGACTAATATTATTTTTAGCAATTTTTTCAGTAGCATTAATTGGTTGTGCAAGTGAAAAAAATGGAGGTACAGAAAATAAGGGAGATTCAACAGAAAAGGTGACATTAGATGTAGCATTAAATGCGCAACCACCAGCAATGGACCCTATTGTAACAACATCTACCGTTACTCGAGATGTATCTAGACATGTTTTTGAAACACTTCTAACAGTGGATGAAAACTATGAAGTAGCTCCAATGTTAGCAGAAAATTATGAAGTAAGTGAAGATGGTAAAACAATCACACTTAAATTAAGAGAAGGTTTAACCTTCCATGATGGTAGTGATTTAACAATAGAAGATGTTATTGCTTCATTGGAGAGATGGAGAGATATATCTACATTAGGGAAATCTTTCTTTAGCCAAGCTGAATTCAAGGCAGAAGATGAGCATACATTAATTATTGAATTAGAAGAAAGAATGTATACAGCACTGCAAATTTTAGCAGAGCCTGGACGTTCCGCAATTATCGTCCCAAAACGTACAATTGATGAAGCAGAAGAAGATGGCTTAAAAGAATTTATTGGTACAGGCCCATTTAAGTTTGATGAATGGAAGCAGGATCAATATATCGCAATGAGTAAGTTTGAAGATTATCAAGCAATAGATGGAGAGCCAAGTGGTTTAGCAGGAAGAAAAGAAGCTAAAGTAGATGAAATTAAATTCCATTTTGTTACGGATTCATCTACAAGAGTTGCAGGAATTACATCTGGAGAATATGATATTTCAGTGGCAGTACCATTTGATAATGTGGCACAGTTAGAGGCAGATGATAATATAGAAAATCGTATTGATCATAATGGTTTTAATGCAGTTGTCTTCAATAAAAAAGCAGGTCTCTTTTCAGATCAAAAAGCAAGACAAGCTGCGTTAGCAGCTCTTAATATGGACGAGATTTCTCAAGCAGCATTCAGCAGTGAAGCGTTCTATGATTTAGAGCCAAGCTTAATGATTACAGATATGAAACAATGGTATACGGATGCAGGAAAAGAAAATTATAATCAAGATGATCCAGAAAAAGCGAAGCAATTATTTGATGAAATTGGCTATAATGGGGAAGAAGTAAAAATTATTTCTTCGAGAGATTATCAAGATCATTATGATAATGCGGTTGTTGTTCAGCGTCAGTTAGAGGCAGCTGGACTTAATGTAACATTAGAATTATCAGATTGGGCAACAGTCTTACAAAAGCGCGATGATGAATCGGCATATGATATCTTTATAACAGGATTCCCAACAGAACCAGTTCCAACAAATTATGTTTTCTTAAGCTCTTTAACGCAATGGGCTGGGTGGACAGATAGTCCAGAGTTAGATCAATTAATTAATGAAATTAATGCAGCGACTTCTGATGAGGAAGCGAAAGCATCTTATGAAAAGCTTCAAGAAGCATATTATGATTATGTACCAATTATTAAATTTGGTAATAAAACAACTGTTACCTCTTCAAGAGCAAACATTGAAAATATCGGTTTCTTACATGGAGTGTTTTTCTGGAACGTTGAAAAGAAATAATAGAATGCCAGTTTTCCAATTGAAACGGAAGACTGGCATTTTTTTTAGTAGAGTAAGGAAGTATTAAAAATTGCGCAAATTAATGCTTATGCAGAGCTAGTATTATCTAGAACGCAAAAAATGTTGAGAATGTGCTAGTAGCAGGTGTTGTGATAGGACGTCATGTTTTTAGCCCGTAAGATCGCTCTGCGCTTTTCTTAATAGAAAAGGTAGGATAGAAAGGCAGGAGAAAATAAGTATATTGTTGAACTATTAAATGAGATATGTTTGACTATTAATTAGGTATATTTATTGGAGGATATGAATTGCTTATAATTTGAGGTTATCTAGGAAATTATCTAATTTCACTAGTATGTAACTCATATTTTAAGTAAGATCAAGACATTATTGTTTCAGATAAAATAGAAAGAGGTGTAGTGAGCTTGGAAGAAGAGAAAAATGTTCCAAAACCTTCGTTACTAGGTATGTTAACAAATCCAACAGAGCAATTTATACGAATTAAACAGCAACCAATTATATTGATGCCAATGCTAATCATCATCGTCTTAACTATCATTGGTACTTGGTTATCAGCTTCTAATGTTGTTATACCGGAATTACAAGATGTGGAAATCGACCAGGAGATGGCGGCATTAATTGATGCATTTACTAAAATTGGTGCGACCATTGGTGGCGTTATTATGCCATTATTAACTACACTAATTTCTACAGTTATTTATTTTCTAGTTGCAAAAATTGCCCAATCAAGTGTCAGCTTTAAACAATTATTTTCGATGAATACA contains the following coding sequences:
- a CDS encoding amidase codes for the protein MTETLAHQTIEQLAPLIKTKEISPVEVTTAVLQEVEKKNPLINAYIDIYKEEALDAARLKEAEIMKGIYHGPLHGIPLALKDIFHMKNKRVTFGSKIHGDHIANYDATVVEKLKQAGAIFTGALNMHEYASGNTTNNAHYGACRNPWDPERIPGGSSGGSAAAVAANMTIASLGTDTGGSIRGPASVCGIVGLKPTYGRVSKHGCFPLAWSLDHIGPMTKTVTDTAILLQLLAGYDSRDSASSNYPVDDYTSNLTGDIQGLVIGISEEYFFDDVDPEVEKIVRTGIQKLEQLGAKIEQVKIPSLENTIWAQRMTITAESAAVHHQHLIERPADFAEDVRQGFELGHLISAVDYLQAQQIRAQMKKEFNNVFEKVDVLISPTHPFPATVIGQDKKMHNGREIKVYDNVSRFSRPGNLVGLPSLSIPCGIHEGLPVGMQITGAAFAEKTVLQFAKAVEDLNLLQEAKPKVY
- a CDS encoding DinB family protein → MESLRLFKYSRTSTFIVLNKIDKALWDEQPEGYMNTVRWNAGHVYITAEDFLHDADCNYTITHPEWTKLFIDGTSPSDWNLNEVPTPEEILIALKEQEERISDYFQDKLKNHASIKRNINGMLLETVDASLQFVTWHEGIHLGFMNGLNKLFQSDQYEKLSN
- a CDS encoding CidA/LrgA family protein, producing the protein MKLKYALIFLGQLFILWLLNEIGMKLAAWLDIPIPGNVIGMILLFILLLTGVIKLEWINEASSFLLKHLVFFFLPITVGIMTLGPIFLNYGIPLAFVLFGSAAFGIILTGAVSQLLASRRKVAKERGIRDHNI
- a CDS encoding LrgB family protein, encoding MVFVITIFSIIATIGMYLLALKAHKKYPILLMTPIFFATTSIIIILLVMGISYEEYTLAKDIMTYLLGPATVALAIPLYRQRHVIMRNFMPVILGMIIGTTATIVATVYMATWIGLSEEMVTALSIKTITVPIASEVAVVIGADASFVAIMVVLTGMFGAMFGSVLLNWARITDPVARGLSFGTISHGIGTAQAMVEGEIEGATSGVAIGLTGVFTSLIIPWLLPLLV
- a CDS encoding TraB/GumN family protein; the encoded protein is MSEENITRIHLNGKEYILIGTAHVSKHSAEQVKEVIEMEKPDAVCIELDEQRYQSIMDGNRWREMDIFKVIKEKKATLLLMNLAISSFQKRMASQFGIKPGQEMIQGIESAKEIGSELVLADRDIQITFSRIWRGIGMKGKAGLLASVMGSIFSKETISEEELEKMKSQDMINSMLQEFTESFPSLKRPLIDERDQYLAQKIKDAPGKKIVAVLGAAHVPGITNEIQKEHNLEKLVEKPPKSKWPKIIGWSIPAIIIAIIAYTFFSNPEVGLQQTLSWVIWNGSLAAIGTAIALGHPLAIITAFLAAPFTSLNPFLAAGWFAGGVQAYMRKPNVADFEALADDVHSAKGFWNNKVTRILLVVVLANIGSSIGTFVGGADVIRLFFKNF
- a CDS encoding ABC transporter substrate-binding protein, producing MRRLGLILFLAIFSVALIGCASEKNGGTENKGDSTEKVTLDVALNAQPPAMDPIVTTSTVTRDVSRHVFETLLTVDENYEVAPMLAENYEVSEDGKTITLKLREGLTFHDGSDLTIEDVIASLERWRDISTLGKSFFSQAEFKAEDEHTLIIELEERMYTALQILAEPGRSAIIVPKRTIDEAEEDGLKEFIGTGPFKFDEWKQDQYIAMSKFEDYQAIDGEPSGLAGRKEAKVDEIKFHFVTDSSTRVAGITSGEYDISVAVPFDNVAQLEADDNIENRIDHNGFNAVVFNKKAGLFSDQKARQAALAALNMDEISQAAFSSEAFYDLEPSLMITDMKQWYTDAGKENYNQDDPEKAKQLFDEIGYNGEEVKIISSRDYQDHYDNAVVVQRQLEAAGLNVTLELSDWATVLQKRDDESAYDIFITGFPTEPVPTNYVFLSSLTQWAGWTDSPELDQLINEINAATSDEEAKASYEKLQEAYYDYVPIIKFGNKTTVTSSRANIENIGFLHGVFFWNVEKK
- a CDS encoding Yip1 family protein, with product MEEEKNVPKPSLLGMLTNPTEQFIRIKQQPIILMPMLIIIVLTIIGTWLSASNVVIPELQDVEIDQEMAALIDAFTKIGATIGGVIMPLLTTLISTVIYFLVAKIAQSSVSFKQLFSMNTFILLITAIGLIVNGFIYMLIDGTADVSPTSLGYILNQNNVIYNSIELFSIWNLILSAIGLHKVANFSKGLAWGTVIAIFLVGILFLLAGDAVTDMVPSN